Below is a genomic region from Prunus persica cultivar Lovell chromosome G3, Prunus_persica_NCBIv2, whole genome shotgun sequence.
GGATGTACTAATAAATTGGGTAATAGGTGTCTTTTGAAAGGTGTTGTAAAGTTTGTGTACTAGTCAAACAAGTCAATAAACATTGGGTATGAGTTTGTAATTGCCCTCATAATTTGGGGGGTTTACTCTAGTTAATCCAAATTTCCAAGGTTATAAAGTATTTCTAACTTTTATTGTTAAAATCTAAACAAAATAAGAGAATTGTTAAATTTCTTATATTACTTACGATTTGCTGTATCATAACTTAAAATGTCCAATTGTCAAGTACAGATGCATTAGTAACAATTGACGGAAAAAGGGAAGATTTGACAAACAAGCATAGGGTGCATATAGAGGCCTCTCTTCCTTggtttcattaaaaatttccGTGTTGGACGGCACTCCACTTGCctagaaaacccaaaagacAACAATCAACCTCAACAATAGGAAAGAACTGAAGTGTATAAAAGATGAATAGAAATTTCTAGaattttaaaagggtggtggaTTGATAAGAGAGTAAACCTAGCCGTTGGGCGTGAGATTGGTTTTTTTGGTCTGAGTAGGTGAGGTCGGTTTAAGTTCCAACAACATTCATGATGCATGTGTTGGTTCAATACATTATACCCACAACAGTACATCCAACCAGACTTGGCCAATATGACATCAATcactttccaaaaaaaaacaccttTCCTTTGCAAGAAGACAACCTCCAGAGCAACCTTTTTCAACTTCCATCTAGAAGATTGcctatataaatttgaaggCAACACCGCACAAGAAACCCCTACAATCCATTTCCtagaatataatttttttaattgctaACGAAGATATTTAGTGGAGGTGAGCCcttagtttttctctttcgtCGGGCTGCTGATGAGCTTCATTCTATGAATATTTTGGCATTGCATTAGccatttttacttttctacGTCGGCAATGTGTAAACTTCCACTTTGGCTTATagcaattaaagaaaaagcaaacgtAGGACAGGCTGAGATCAACTTCACCGCAATTAGTTTTATCGTTAATGCGCAGCACCTGCTtggtttcgagtgaaatccaacttcCTTTATAGTATTAGAGTTGGCTATCCACGTGTCGGGTTAACCAACCATACATGCTCTCACGTAAGGACGGAACCATAAATTTTTCAACAGGTGGGTTAGCTAAAAttattagcttaaaatttaaatcatataaaccatGCTAGTTCACCAACGGGATCTAGCCGAGTGGAAAAATGCCTTAACTTGCAGACTGGTGGTCTCGAGTTTaaaccctcctcctccttatagtttagattattgcttttaaattttttttttttagaacatGCTAATTCATAATTCCATTGACTAATTTCCAAtaaggttttttcttttttaataagcGATATTGAGTGAGGGGGAAATCGAACTTGGAGACTTCAAGTGCAGGGGTAAATGTTAATTTCCAATAAGCTTTAACATaaacaaatacatattaaatgaAACCAAAAAGCACATATTATCaaagaataatgctactcttaccacatttgtataccacattccCATATCACCTTATGTGACAGATGAGGTAGatagccacatcaattaaaattatttaatattttcttttttattatgatATATtaacacttaaaaaaaatactgttaattaaactttctttattaaaatatacttcattgatttaattgatgtggctatCTACCTCATCTGTCACATAAGGTGATATGggaatgtggtatacaaatgtggtaagagtagcattattctttGATAATGACATGTCCATATTAtcagccacatcaattaaatcaataaagtttattttaataaagacaattagaaaaataaatattggaatagatcataaaagaaaagaaaatattaaataattttaattgatgtggttgtcCACCTCAGCTGCCACATAAAACGGTATAAagatgtggtatacaaatatggtaagagtagcattattcttaTCAAAATGAAAGTATGTCCAACAACATACTTAAAAGTGTacctattttaatttttaatatgtatGTTTATTGATACCgtgtaactaaattcataaagaCTTAAGACTTCTTTGGACTTTAATAGGCTACTACATGTTGGGGTATTTATAAAACAAGTTAGATATatatgtttgatttttgttgttatCCATAAAACCTCTCTTGGAGTAGTTCCACTTACTCCCACTTCATCTAATATATGTTGTCTATATATTACACTTGAATGATACCACGTGAGGTTGCGTGTTGAGAATAACTGTCATTATAATAGAATGCCTTGAAAATTTGATTGTTCCAGATTTGACTTTTCATTCGCGGCCgactttaatttgttttttactaGGTTCCCATTTtaaaaagtcagcaatttcaAATAGGCCATACATAACCGGTACTTTTAGAAACTTCCTAAATGTGTATTTATAGTGTGTTTTGGACAGAAGCATAAATAAACGGAACAAATTACCAACTTTGAGTTTCAGCCAAATGTTCTTCTCCAAATCAATCCCTCTCTGTTTCTTACTCTTCTGTCTTTTACACCATGCAGCGCTTGGTGCTTCACCACTTTTCCATATTTGTTTCAGCAAAGAAAAGTACACTGCCAATAGCCCATAAGGTGCTAACTTGATTCAGTTGTTCAATCTTCTGTACACAGAAGTTCCTCCTACTGGATTTGGCCTTGGATCAACTGGTGAAGGTCAAAACCAAGCGAATGGGCTAGCCCTATGTCGTGGGGATGTCTCAAGCCAAGATTGCAAGACCTCGTTGAAGCAAGCAAAGAGCTTGGTGAGCGCTGCCCTAGTAGAAAAGGAGCCATAATATGGTACAACTGCCTGTTCAAGTACTCAAATGTGAATTTTGCTGGGAAAGTTGATAACAACTGTTAGGCCGTTATCTTAATTATGACTGCATATAATTGCTTGCAGCTGTTATGCTATTATTGTTATATTGTAGTAACTGATATGGCAGCTGTTATGCTATTATTAGATTGTAGTAACTGATAGGTTTACGTTTATGTTCCTGTGTATAAAGAGATTGTAATATCAGTTTTGATTATATAGAAAACTCTGTTTCTACATGGTATCCAGAGCCTaaagttttcctttctttttttttttttccttttctttttctttctttcgatGGCTTCAAGCAGTGTTCCCACTATCTCCATTCCCAATATCTCTCACCTTGTCTCTGTCAAACTATCTGATACCAACTATCTTGTATGGGAAAGCCAGGTCAAACCTTTCTTACTCGGCCAGAATCTTTGGCGCTTTGTTGATGGCTCTCATCCTTGCCCCTCCCCTGCGCTTCCTTCTTCTGATAAGTCTGAATCCTCTACTCCGTCGTTGGCCAATCCTGACTATGTCTCTTGGTTTCAAACTGACCAAAGCCTAATTAGTATTCTTCGTGCTACGCTGTCTGAGAGTGTTCTTCCCCAAGTTATTGGGTTCTCCACCTCGAAGGAAATTTGGGATTGTCTCAAACAAAATTTCTCCCAACAATCCCTTGCCAATTCTGCCCAGCTCAAATTTTGCCTCTTCTCTATTACCAAAGGTTCCAAATCCATCTCCGACTACCTTGCTCAGGCCAGGAGTTTGGCTGATGAACTCACTGCAATCCAGGAACCTGTCTCCAACTCTGATCTGGTTACTTATGTGCTTCGTGGTCTGGGTATTGACTACCAAATGATTGTGACGGCAATTTTGAATTTCCCACCACTTCCATCCTTCTCAGACCTCCGCACTAGCCTTCTTGCTTTTGAAGGGCAACAGGCCTTGGCGGCTCAGATGGCTCCTGTGGCTTCCCCTGCTGCTTTTGTAGCTGCTCGCTTCCCCCGTGGCCCTCGCCACCCTCATCCGTGTGACCAATCCTCTCGTCCCTTTGGTGGTCCGTCTTCAGCCCGTTTTTTCTCTAGCCTGGGCCAGCCTTCTCACCGTGCTCCCCGTCCTTCCTCCTTCTCTCAAGGTCTTTTGGGTCCTCCACCCTCTCGCCAGTCAATTCAATGCTGGAATTGCCAGCAACTTGGTCATGTTCAAGCCAAGTGCCCTTATCCTTGTGCTTTCGCTGGCATGCATGTTGCGTCCACTTCTGATCCTAACTGGTATTTGGACTCCGGTGCCACCAATCACATGACCCATGATGCGCGGACATTCCACTCCGGCACTCCGTATGCTGCTTCGGATCAGGTTGTTGTTGGTAATGGTGACACCCTCCCCATCACTCATTCTGGTaacctttccttttcttctggTTCCTTTGTCTTTCGTCTCTCTGATGTTCTCTGTGTTCCTTCCCTTCATAAAAATCTTTTATCTGTCGCTCAGTTTACTCGTGATTTGAATGTTAGTATTACCTTCTTTCCTTGGGGATACCAAATTCGTGACTTACAGCGTGGTGTTGTTCTCTTTCAGGGCCTATGTAAGGATGGTCTTTATCCTATCTTTCCAATGCTGTTGTCCAGTTCCAAGCAAGCTTTTTCTTCTATCGTCGCGTCGTACTCTTTGTGGCATTGTCGTCTTGGTCATCCCTCCAATAAAGTTCTTCGCACACTTGTTTCTCGGTCCTTATTAGGTTCTCTTTGTCGTTTatcatcttccccttgtagCCACTGTGCGTTATCTAAATCAATAAAACTTTCCTTTTCGTCTCATGACCATTGCTCTACTAAGCCATTTGCTTTAATCCATTCCGATGTGTGGATGTCTCctgttgtttctgtttctggaTATCGATATTATGTCTTGTTTACGGATGATTACACTCGTTATTCATGGATTTTCCCTATGCGTCTTAAATCTGAAGTTTTTGGTCTTTTTTCTACTTTTGCTATGTATGTTTAAACTCAATTCTCCATGTCTATCAAACAATTTCAGAGTGATGGGGGGAAGGAATATGATAACCTGCAATTTAAACAGTTTTGTGCTACTAATGGCATTGTGCATCGTTTTTCTTGTCCTCATACACCCCAACAAAATGGGTTAGCAGAGCGAAAACATCGTCATATTGCTGATATGGGTCGTACTCTCTTACACACTGCTCATATGCCTCACAATCTTTGGGTCGAAGCATTTTGTACGGCAGTTTCTTTGATTAATCGACTTCCAACCCCTATCCTTAAAGGGACTTCTCTCTATGGGCATGTTTGGTATGGCTCACTGAATGGGACTGTGCTATATTGGACCTGAAGCCCATGTTTGGTTAGCAAGGGGACTAACTTAAATGGGATAGTAGAgtccaacaattaaaaaaacgcTTCCCTCGTTCTCCTTATACAGCGAAGCTCAAAATGGGTTCGCAAAATAAGCCCTCGCTATATTGAACACGCCCGACTCTGCGACTCCTTCTCTGCGACTCCTTCTCTACGACTCCGTCTCTGCGACTCCGTCTCTGCGACTCAACCTCTTCTTCGAATCTTGACGCAGGCAAGTTTTTCTGGTCTTTCCCTTTGGATACCTCTCTTATTCCTTCTTCCATCTCTTGATTGTGACTGTTTCCTCAACAGTTTTGATTGTGCTCTGAGAATCtctccttccttttctttgttattttcttcttctcttctctaatTTTCGTAGAATCTGTAGTGACATATGTATACATGATGTTAATTGGCAATTAATTTGCAATTGGGTATTTCAGAAAACCTAGAAATTCAGAAGTAAAGTAGACTTTTGGCATGAATCTTGAGTTTATTGAACTTACTGTTTCAGTTTGTATATGTCATTTGAAAGAGCAATTTATCGCATATGACctgttttttcaattttaattattattgggCATCAATATTTGAAGTGTATATGTCATTTGACAGAGCAATTTGCATCCTGCATGAATATCACTTTACGAGCAATTAGCAATCTCTCTGCCATGATTTGTGTTGATCATATTCGTTGCGTTGGCAAGTTGAACATGGTTAGATTCAGCTTTTTCATAGTTAAAATATTTGGAAATAAAAAGGTCAAAAAAGGCCAAGTACTTCAGAAATTCTGCATCTGTTTTCTGCAGGCCTGTGTGTTGTTTGTGTAGTGATGATGATTTCTTGACTTCTTGTGATGTGTGTTGTGACTTCACGTGTATTTTTAATTGCTTGTAATAAGCTTAAAAGTACACTTAGTTTATCAGTTCTTTTTCCCCCTTGATTAGTACACGGTCagttatttaattaaaatgaaaagagcatcatcatcatgtcATTGTtgttatatatacatatgcagATAAATACACAAATTGCTCTTTGCTGCGCATCTCACTTCCAAACCAACCCCACGCAGAAGCAACAATGAAAGatttaaaacaaagtccaTTTATATTTCAAACATCATAGCAGAAAACACTATACAGTTTTTGGTTGATACAGAATATGCTCATATAACTGCTATTTGAATCTTTCAATATGCTTTTGGTTTTACAGTTTTTGGTTGATACAGAATATGCTCATATAACTGCTATTTGAATCTTTCAATATGCTTTTGGTTTTACAGTTTTTGGTTGATACAGAATATGCTTTTGGTTTTACAGTTTTTGGTTGGAGAGAATCTTTGAATATGCTTTTGGTGTTAATCAGCAACAGCATCTTTTGGCCAAAAGTGAAATAATCCTAgaacttttttcttcatatttgttGTGGTATTAGGCACACATTGGTTGATAATTTTTGGTCTATGGGGTGAATTTTCCATACTTTGCGAATGGTATTAATTATGGCTTTGCATTAATTAAACTGTTTCTATTTGCATATATGAAACTTTTTGTGTTCAATTTGGGGTTATTTTACTTTCAGTAGGATTGGTTAAGTGgaataattcttttctttttggattaATAGATATGGATCAAAGACGAATGTTGTTGTTATTATTGTTGGAGATGTGGCATTTAGAGACCATGTGTGCTTGCACGATTCTTGTGCTTATGATGCtaaaaaatatgagaagaaATCGAAGACTTTTAGAAAGACGTTCCCTCAATAACCGTTCGTTTGTTAGACATGAGAATCGATTACGTTATTTGAACAGTATATTAGGCAATGATAGAGAATGTGTGAGTGAACTAAGAATGGATTTAAAGacatttggtttattatgTGATTTGCTTCGCACGGATGGAAGGTTAAAGAATGACGGTTTGGTGACTGTGGAGGAGCAAGTATGTATGTTCTTGCATATGCTTGCTCATCATGTTAAGAATCGTACTATTAGAAATAGATTTGTTCGATCAGGAGAGACTATTAGTAGGTACTTCAATTCCGTGTTACAAGGCATTTTAAGATTACAAGGTAGCCTATTGAGAGTACCGGAACCTGTAGGTGATAACTGCACAGATCATAGATGGAAATGGTTTAAGGTATGTTTATTATACTTTGGCTTTCTTTTCTATGATCTGTGCAGCATATAAACTTAATGAAAgtttaccttctttttttttcctaatagAATTGCTTGGGAGCACTAGATGGAACATACATTAAAGTGCGAGTAGCTGAAACCGAAAAACCGAGATATCGGACTAGAAAGGGAGAAATTGCAACAAATGTGTTGGCCGTTTGCTCACGTGATATGCAATTCATATTTGTGTTGCCGGGTTGGGAGGGATCCGCATCCGACTCTAGAGTCCTTCGAGATGCCATAACTAGGCCTAATGGATTAAGAGTTCCTACCGGTAAGGCCATTAGCTAGTGTCCACTTTATAAATAATTGTAAGTTTATACAATTACCACACAATAATAGGAATtgacttcttttatttttaatttttggttatTAGGTTATTATTACCTTGTAGATGGTGGGTACACAAATGGTGAGGGATTTCTCGCACCATATAGAGGAACACGGTATCATCTATCGGAATGGAGAGAAGGAAATACACCTGTAAATCATcaagaatattttaatatgaagcaTGCTAAAGCAAGAAACGTAATAGAACGTTGCTTTGGGTTGCTAAAAGCTAGATGGTGCATACTAAGGAGTCCATCTTTTTATCCAATAAAGACACAATGTCGAATAATTACGGCTTGTTGTCTTTTACATAATCTCATTAGG
It encodes:
- the LOC109947838 gene encoding protein ALP1-like, encoding MDQRRMLLLLLLEMWHLETMCACTILVLMMLKNMRRNRRLLERRSLNNRSFVRHENRLRYLNSILGNDRECVSELRMDLKTFGLLCDLLRTDGRLKNDGLVTVEEQVCMFLHMLAHHVKNRTIRNRFVRSGETISRYFNSVLQGILRLQGSLLRVPEPVGDNCTDHRWKWFKNCLGALDGTYIKVRVAETEKPRYRTRKGEIATNVLAVCSRDMQFIFVLPGWEGSASDSRVLRDAITRPNGLRVPTGYYYLVDGGYTNGEGFLAPYRGTRYHLSEWREGNTPVNHQEYFNMKHAKARNVIERCFGLLKARWCILRSPSFYPIKTQCRIITACCLLHNLIRREMSRDPLEYEINEIEETENVIEGDMVGTIGASDEWTTWRNDLAFQMYNEWQGNANN